Proteins co-encoded in one Stenotrophomonas maltophilia genomic window:
- a CDS encoding phospholipase D-like domain-containing protein: MADGTKLGSVPHNALTCLDGQKGTTSGDYYAPPDRQFAPVRSGNKVDAYTDGRSAMKAMADAIRGAQKFIFIADWQMNFDTELDSRGGAHASRLSELLFDAINQRGVDVRVLLYDSVEAAAYTHENEARTALYKMQDANTPGQVQVGLHNPATGRTDAFNIAFSHHQKILVVDGKIGFVGGLDIAHGRWDDGNFDVVCDPKLHVLNDHYNNCLSKFRGMTSAEQDLTLDKPDTSPDAVGRVRPGFAQAYVPGLAIALDRMKAQWDAGAALAELQDYADKLGVPDALEREGIRKLAEMVIPGMEEAVKVQRSVAKTFLAIQGWLTEIEKEYADVIAASNRAADEAVKLNVGEAAAAAGRAVEGFTKIQAKKFGEWVDERKAAIKDVILGPIKTATTVVGYVRDPDSLVKDAKTKYDEIENKFNKAKQAWESLVKWINEPVDRIQRLLDSGRQPRMPWQDVHARLQGPAVFDICRNFMHRWNAMVWQNQRGDREIGTAVRKVLNRGIRGANDWMGAGLPEQTTLARGMELTPLSDQWLQSMGGMQALFGDLARPGTAGDVTVQIVRSSGTALHALEKKGCKELGLNLDDASCLQPYWERNQPMHSILDAMVNCIASARAFVYLETQFLISECGWSDAEAGSTVETAIKGGERRPMTKAEKKKAGYVDKGVAMSGPIGKTGVVQDLVKRKQGVKSAASNPLVAAIAARIRRAIVAGQGFHVYITLPVHPEGSLFDGAVLKQQYWVQQTLLRGDDSLIRRICRSLIARDKDIREASVEEADLQAEVKAGRWKEYLSVMNLRSYGVLADVNHKNHYTPHTIGADQATPLYVVTEQCYVHSKLLIVDDAVAIIGSANCNDRSLLGTGDTEIAAVIVDGAAKSMDLGNGLQVITRKFARDLRMKLWRKFLGEEIEDVPGKLQGYTAVEGNPNHPPFRKKSSLVDVGKPASGATWKKVQGIAEFNASLYQRVFPNVPRDAMSRYDAVFSGFPSAGLVDDGNKVGRMLYAQPSDLSPEFMREVSEVVNARTLKVGRHNVEKVMSFLGPSNLEGGLKGFWVAMPLMWGHGMDDPAALMPTEIIANVRVPAGPASGTLMASRQDGNDEGHQA; the protein is encoded by the coding sequence ATGGCAGACGGCACCAAGCTGGGCAGCGTCCCGCATAACGCATTGACCTGCCTTGACGGGCAGAAGGGCACCACCAGCGGTGACTATTACGCGCCACCGGACCGGCAGTTCGCGCCGGTGCGGAGCGGCAACAAGGTTGACGCCTACACCGACGGCCGCTCGGCGATGAAGGCGATGGCCGATGCCATCCGCGGCGCGCAGAAGTTCATCTTCATCGCCGACTGGCAGATGAACTTTGACACCGAGCTGGACAGCCGCGGTGGTGCCCACGCCAGCCGCCTGAGCGAACTGCTGTTCGATGCCATCAACCAGCGCGGCGTGGACGTGCGGGTGCTGCTCTACGACAGTGTCGAGGCGGCGGCCTACACCCACGAGAACGAAGCGCGCACGGCCCTGTACAAGATGCAGGATGCCAACACCCCGGGGCAGGTGCAGGTTGGCCTGCACAACCCGGCCACCGGCCGCACCGATGCCTTCAACATCGCCTTCTCGCACCACCAGAAGATCCTGGTGGTGGACGGGAAGATCGGCTTCGTCGGCGGCCTGGACATCGCCCACGGGCGCTGGGACGACGGCAACTTCGACGTGGTCTGCGACCCGAAGCTGCATGTGCTCAATGACCACTACAACAACTGCTTGAGCAAGTTTCGGGGCATGACGAGTGCCGAGCAGGACCTGACCCTGGACAAGCCCGATACCAGCCCGGACGCGGTCGGCCGTGTCCGCCCCGGCTTTGCCCAGGCATACGTGCCGGGCCTGGCCATCGCGCTGGACCGGATGAAGGCGCAGTGGGATGCAGGCGCCGCACTGGCCGAACTGCAGGACTATGCGGACAAGCTGGGCGTTCCCGACGCGCTGGAACGCGAAGGCATCCGCAAGCTCGCCGAAATGGTCATTCCGGGCATGGAAGAGGCGGTCAAGGTACAGCGTTCGGTCGCCAAGACCTTCCTGGCCATTCAAGGGTGGTTGACCGAGATCGAAAAGGAATACGCCGACGTCATCGCCGCCTCCAACCGGGCCGCCGACGAAGCGGTCAAGCTGAACGTCGGCGAGGCGGCTGCCGCCGCCGGGCGTGCGGTGGAAGGCTTCACGAAGATCCAGGCGAAGAAGTTCGGCGAGTGGGTCGACGAGCGCAAGGCCGCGATCAAGGACGTCATTCTGGGCCCGATCAAGACGGCCACCACCGTTGTGGGATACGTGCGCGATCCTGACTCGCTGGTCAAGGATGCCAAGACCAAATATGACGAGATCGAGAACAAGTTCAACAAGGCCAAACAAGCGTGGGAATCGCTGGTGAAGTGGATCAACGAGCCGGTGGATCGCATCCAGCGCCTGCTCGACAGTGGCCGCCAGCCGCGCATGCCGTGGCAGGACGTGCACGCGCGCCTGCAGGGCCCGGCGGTGTTCGATATCTGCCGCAACTTCATGCACCGCTGGAACGCGATGGTCTGGCAGAACCAGCGCGGCGACCGTGAAATCGGCACGGCGGTGCGCAAGGTCCTGAACCGTGGCATCCGCGGCGCCAACGACTGGATGGGCGCAGGCCTGCCGGAGCAGACCACGCTGGCACGTGGCATGGAACTGACGCCGTTGAGCGATCAATGGCTGCAGTCGATGGGCGGCATGCAGGCTTTGTTCGGTGACCTGGCCCGGCCTGGCACGGCCGGCGACGTCACCGTACAGATCGTGCGTTCCTCGGGCACGGCATTGCATGCGCTGGAGAAGAAGGGCTGCAAGGAACTCGGCCTGAACCTGGACGATGCCAGTTGCCTGCAGCCGTACTGGGAGCGCAACCAGCCGATGCACTCCATCCTTGATGCGATGGTCAACTGCATCGCCTCGGCGCGTGCTTTTGTCTACCTCGAGACCCAGTTCCTGATTTCCGAATGCGGTTGGTCCGACGCTGAGGCGGGCAGTACAGTGGAGACGGCGATCAAGGGCGGTGAACGGCGGCCCATGACCAAGGCCGAAAAAAAGAAGGCCGGCTACGTCGACAAAGGCGTGGCCATGAGTGGGCCCATCGGGAAAACCGGCGTCGTGCAGGACCTGGTGAAGCGCAAGCAGGGCGTGAAGTCAGCGGCCAGCAACCCGCTGGTGGCGGCGATCGCCGCGCGCATCCGCCGTGCCATCGTGGCCGGACAGGGCTTCCATGTGTACATCACCTTGCCCGTGCATCCGGAAGGCAGCCTGTTCGACGGTGCCGTGCTGAAGCAGCAGTACTGGGTGCAGCAGACCCTGTTGCGTGGCGACGACAGCCTGATCCGGCGCATCTGCCGTTCACTGATCGCGCGCGACAAGGACATCCGCGAGGCGAGCGTGGAAGAGGCCGATCTGCAGGCAGAGGTGAAGGCCGGGCGCTGGAAGGAATATCTGTCGGTAATGAACCTGAGAAGCTATGGGGTCCTTGCCGACGTCAACCATAAGAACCACTACACACCGCATACGATCGGCGCGGATCAGGCCACCCCCTTGTACGTGGTGACCGAGCAGTGTTACGTACACTCCAAGCTGCTGATCGTGGACGACGCTGTGGCCATCATTGGAAGTGCGAACTGCAACGACCGCAGCCTGCTGGGCACGGGCGATACCGAGATCGCCGCCGTGATCGTGGATGGTGCGGCCAAGTCGATGGACCTGGGCAATGGCTTGCAGGTGATAACCCGGAAGTTTGCGCGGGATCTTCGGATGAAGCTCTGGAGGAAGTTCCTGGGGGAAGAGATCGAGGATGTTCCTGGAAAGCTGCAAGGTTACACCGCCGTGGAGGGCAACCCAAATCATCCTCCTTTCCGGAAAAAGTCGTCTCTTGTAGACGTTGGAAAACCTGCGTCTGGGGCAACTTGGAAGAAGGTGCAAGGGATCGCTGAGTTCAATGCTTCGTTGTATCAGCGTGTGTTTCCCAATGTGCCGCGAGACGCAATGAGTCGCTACGATGCAGTATTCAGTGGCTTTCCGTCGGCAGGGTTGGTTGACGATGGGAATAAGGTAGGCAGGATGCTCTATGCGCAGCCCTCGGATCTTTCGCCAGAGTTCATGCGCGAAGTGAGTGAGGTCGTCAACGCGCGTACGTTGAAGGTAGGGCGCCACAATGTGGAGAAAGTGATGTCATTTTTGGGTCCCAGCAACCTGGAGGGTGGTTTGAAGGGATTCTGGGTGGCAATGCCTTTGATGTGGGGGCATGGAATGGACGATCCGGCGGCTCTGATGCCAACGGAGATCATCGCGAACGTGCGAGTTCCAGCGGGCCCAGCATCGGGTACGCTGATGGCAAGTCGCCAAGACGGCAACGACGAAGGGCATCAGGCATGA
- a CDS encoding phospholipase D-like domain-containing protein, whose product MTGAGLPEQTTLARGMELTPLSDQWLQSMGGMQALFGNLARPGTVGDVTVQIVRSSGTALHALERKGCKELGLNLDDASCLQPYWERNQPMHSILDAMVNCIASARAFVYLETQFLISECGWSDAEAGRTVETAIKGGERRPMTKAEKKKAGYVDKGVAMSGPIGKTGVVQDLVKRKQGVKSAASNPLVAAIAARIRRAIVAGQGFHVYITLPVHPEGSLFDGAVLKQQYWVQQTLLRGDDSLIRRICRSLIARDKDIREASVEEADLQAEVKAGRWKEYLSVMNLRSYGVLADVNHKNHYAPHTIGADQATPLYVVTEQCYVHSKLLIVDDAVAIIGSANCNDRSLLGTGDTEIAAVIVDGAAKSMDLGNGLQVITRKFARDLRMKLWRKFLGQALETKPEKGGGAVRLF is encoded by the coding sequence GTGACAGGTGCCGGCCTGCCGGAGCAGACCACGCTGGCACGTGGCATGGAGCTGACGCCGTTGAGCGATCAATGGCTGCAGTCGATGGGCGGCATGCAGGCGTTGTTCGGTAACCTGGCCCGGCCGGGCACGGTCGGCGACGTCACCGTACAGATCGTGCGTTCCTCGGGCACGGCATTGCATGCGCTGGAGAGGAAGGGCTGCAAGGAACTCGGCCTGAACCTGGACGATGCCAGTTGCCTGCAGCCGTACTGGGAGCGCAACCAGCCGATGCACTCCATCCTTGATGCGATGGTCAACTGCATCGCCTCGGCGCGTGCTTTTGTCTACCTCGAGACCCAGTTCCTGATTTCCGAATGCGGTTGGTCCGACGCTGAGGCGGGCAGGACAGTGGAGACGGCGATCAAGGGCGGTGAACGGCGGCCCATGACCAAGGCCGAAAAAAAGAAGGCCGGCTACGTCGACAAAGGCGTGGCCATGAGTGGGCCCATCGGGAAAACCGGCGTCGTGCAGGACCTGGTGAAGCGCAAGCAGGGCGTGAAGTCAGCGGCCAGCAACCCGCTGGTGGCGGCGATCGCCGCGCGCATCCGCCGTGCCATCGTGGCCGGACAGGGCTTCCATGTGTACATCACCTTGCCCGTGCATCCGGAAGGCAGCCTGTTCGACGGTGCCGTGCTGAAGCAGCAGTACTGGGTGCAGCAGACCCTGTTGCGTGGCGACGACAGCCTGATCCGGCGCATCTGCCGTTCACTGATCGCGCGCGACAAGGACATCCGCGAGGCGAGCGTGGAAGAGGCCGATCTGCAGGCAGAGGTGAAGGCCGGGCGCTGGAAGGAATATCTGTCGGTAATGAACCTGAGAAGCTATGGGGTGCTTGCCGACGTCAACCATAAGAACCACTACGCACCGCATACGATCGGCGCGGATCAGGCCACCCCCTTGTACGTGGTGACCGAGCAGTGTTACGTACACTCCAAGCTGCTGATCGTGGACGACGCCGTGGCCATCATTGGAAGTGCGAACTGCAACGACCGCAGCCTGCTGGGCACGGGCGATACCGAGATCGCCGCAGTGATCGTGGATGGTGCGGCCAAGTCGATGGACCTGGGCAATGGCCTGCAGGTGATAACCCGGAAGTTTGCGCGGGATCTTCGGATGAAGCTCTGGAGGAAGTTCCTGGGGCAGGCGCTTGAGACGAAGCCTGAGAAGGGGGGGGGAGCAGTTCGTCTTTTCTAG
- a CDS encoding type VI secretion system Vgr family protein: MDASHARVALASLAGLEPERQLHRLQAEGLPPLLVEQWWGHERLGDGFDYWVDVLHVDAGLPISEGPGRKATLITRLDDGQDHVRCGYIAAMRLLDTDGGLARYRLHCVPWTWLLGHARHSRVYQARSVREIVEDVLGGHAELARWRWSDDAVADLAAAPARSYCVQYRESDLAFVQRLLAEEGIAGAFQNDAEGALTLVLFSDSSAQPENPQSARDGGIRFHRHDGTEQADALQALGARRQLGSNRLSLVTSDYKGPVVRHAQLPLQGAGHSSREVYDPAGAHAFADAGDGQRRARLAAEAHEAGLGGWWGAGTVRSLQAGWFIRVLATGTGSAPVILPTEILHHGCNPLPVAQGRDQPRAAPPARWLSASVALPGAPLEASPAMGYANRFRAVDQQQRWRPVLLDGTGQRLNPRPIAPGHQSATVVSGAGRDDADLHADSQGRIRVRLHLQGASDAAATCWMRVAQRYAGPGVGAQFLPRVGQEVLVGFLDGDIDRPLVLGALYNGRGDAGIAPTPAGAAAADSGSSMFKQAADNRPSAQGNAAGGHAPAWHAMAAGDDQHRHAGALWGIQSREWSGSGYNRLVFDDTDAQLRLQLASSQAHSELNLGHLLHQADNHRGSLRGEGVELRSDACWGALRAERGAWLSARPHTALSPAGEAVPAGALLQQATTLAASSHNVAAVHRTVGLASHAPPDDSAGLAGLQRIARAVVPGQSYDQARAGSDDRATAGNIPHTREPTLGLHGHAGLAMVTGQGLHWSSACQVVLASGQHSDASVAGNARLHATQAVGLLAASGRGFAGDAALTLVAGQAALDVRAQSAAITVQSRAALRAASAQAAVELAAPRTLHIATAGGASLTLEGGNLVVNCPGTITVHAGQKSFVGPAQLSYALPDMPTSTLSEQIPKLAFRLQDIPGPQGHPLAGQPWKIVRTRQALDEDMRDGALVPGNWAETVAEGQADEQGEVSLDDTLCAKIWNDAGRFPGRLFLVHGIDVIPLQRPRPYSSSPGVRATMDTLEAINYGKTLADLPDDAALHAYRQRAEYEFQSHIDADPAQRKEIQ, from the coding sequence ATGGATGCTTCACACGCGCGAGTCGCACTCGCTTCGCTGGCCGGGCTGGAGCCCGAGCGCCAGCTGCACCGTCTGCAGGCCGAGGGCCTGCCCCCGTTGCTCGTTGAACAATGGTGGGGCCACGAGCGCCTCGGTGACGGATTCGATTACTGGGTGGATGTGCTGCATGTGGATGCCGGCCTGCCCATCAGTGAGGGACCCGGGCGCAAGGCGACGCTGATCACCCGGCTGGATGACGGCCAGGACCATGTCCGTTGCGGTTACATCGCCGCGATGCGCCTGCTGGATACCGACGGGGGGCTGGCGCGCTACCGTCTGCACTGTGTGCCGTGGACCTGGCTGCTGGGGCATGCCCGGCACAGCCGTGTGTACCAGGCGCGCAGCGTGCGCGAGATTGTCGAGGACGTGCTGGGCGGGCATGCCGAACTGGCCCGCTGGCGCTGGAGCGATGATGCGGTGGCCGACCTGGCCGCCGCACCGGCGCGCAGCTACTGCGTGCAGTACCGGGAATCGGACCTGGCCTTCGTGCAGCGCCTGCTGGCCGAAGAGGGGATTGCCGGTGCCTTCCAGAACGACGCCGAGGGCGCACTGACGCTTGTGCTGTTCTCCGACAGCAGCGCGCAGCCGGAAAATCCGCAGTCGGCCCGCGACGGCGGTATCCGCTTCCATCGCCATGACGGCACCGAGCAGGCCGATGCTCTGCAGGCACTGGGCGCGCGTCGGCAGCTGGGCAGCAACCGGCTGTCACTGGTCACCAGCGATTACAAGGGGCCGGTCGTCCGCCATGCGCAGCTGCCGTTGCAGGGCGCCGGCCACAGTTCGCGCGAAGTCTACGATCCGGCTGGTGCGCATGCCTTCGCCGACGCCGGTGATGGCCAGCGACGGGCCCGGCTGGCCGCCGAAGCCCATGAAGCCGGGTTGGGCGGATGGTGGGGGGCGGGCACTGTCCGCAGCCTGCAGGCGGGCTGGTTCATCCGTGTGCTGGCTACGGGCACCGGTTCGGCGCCGGTGATCCTGCCCACCGAGATACTCCATCATGGCTGCAACCCGCTACCGGTCGCGCAAGGGCGCGATCAGCCGCGTGCGGCGCCGCCGGCCCGCTGGCTTTCCGCCAGCGTCGCGCTGCCCGGTGCGCCGCTGGAAGCAAGCCCGGCGATGGGCTACGCCAACCGGTTCCGTGCCGTCGACCAGCAGCAGCGCTGGCGTCCGGTCCTGCTCGACGGCACCGGGCAGCGGCTCAACCCGCGCCCGATCGCGCCCGGTCACCAGAGCGCCACAGTGGTGTCCGGCGCAGGCCGCGACGACGCCGACCTGCATGCCGACAGCCAGGGCCGGATACGGGTCCGCCTGCATCTGCAGGGGGCCTCCGATGCGGCTGCCACCTGCTGGATGCGGGTGGCACAACGCTACGCCGGGCCGGGTGTAGGGGCGCAGTTCCTGCCCCGCGTGGGCCAGGAAGTGCTGGTGGGTTTCCTGGATGGTGACATCGACCGGCCGCTGGTGCTCGGTGCCCTCTACAACGGCCGTGGCGACGCCGGTATCGCCCCCACGCCTGCCGGGGCTGCCGCGGCGGACAGTGGCAGCAGTATGTTCAAGCAGGCTGCCGACAACCGTCCGAGCGCGCAGGGCAACGCGGCCGGTGGTCACGCGCCGGCCTGGCACGCCATGGCCGCCGGCGACGACCAGCATCGGCACGCCGGTGCGTTGTGGGGCATCCAGTCACGGGAATGGTCCGGCAGTGGCTACAACCGCCTGGTCTTCGACGATACCGATGCACAGCTGCGCCTGCAGCTGGCCAGCAGCCAGGCCCACAGCGAGCTGAACCTGGGGCACCTGCTGCACCAGGCCGACAACCATCGCGGTTCCCTGCGCGGTGAGGGCGTGGAACTGCGCAGCGATGCCTGCTGGGGTGCGCTGCGCGCCGAACGTGGCGCCTGGTTGAGCGCACGCCCGCATACCGCGTTGTCGCCGGCCGGCGAAGCGGTGCCCGCAGGCGCGCTGCTGCAGCAGGCCACCACGCTGGCGGCCTCCAGTCACAACGTGGCCGCGGTCCACCGCACCGTCGGCCTGGCCAGCCATGCACCGCCGGACGACAGCGCCGGCCTGGCCGGCCTGCAGCGGATTGCCCGTGCCGTCGTGCCAGGGCAGAGCTATGACCAGGCCCGCGCAGGCAGCGATGACCGCGCCACGGCCGGCAACATCCCGCACACCCGTGAACCCACGCTGGGGCTGCATGGCCATGCCGGTCTGGCGATGGTCACCGGTCAGGGCCTGCACTGGAGCAGCGCCTGCCAGGTGGTCCTGGCCAGTGGCCAGCACAGTGACGCCAGCGTGGCCGGCAACGCGCGCCTGCACGCGACGCAGGCGGTCGGCCTGCTGGCCGCCAGCGGTCGGGGGTTTGCCGGCGATGCGGCATTGACCCTGGTAGCGGGGCAGGCAGCGCTGGACGTCCGCGCCCAGTCCGCTGCGATCACCGTGCAGTCGCGGGCGGCGTTGCGTGCCGCCAGCGCCCAGGCCGCAGTCGAGCTGGCCGCGCCGCGCACCCTGCACATCGCCACCGCCGGTGGCGCCAGCCTCACCCTGGAAGGTGGCAACCTGGTGGTGAACTGTCCCGGCACCATCACCGTCCATGCCGGACAGAAATCCTTCGTCGGGCCCGCGCAGCTCAGCTACGCGCTCCCGGACATGCCGACCAGCACCCTCAGCGAGCAGATTCCGAAGCTGGCCTTCCGCCTGCAGGACATTCCGGGACCACAGGGGCATCCGCTGGCAGGCCAGCCCTGGAAGATCGTGCGTACCCGCCAGGCGCTGGACGAGGACATGCGTGATGGCGCGCTGGTACCAGGCAACTGGGCCGAGACCGTTGCCGAAGGGCAGGCCGACGAGCAGGGCGAGGTCAGCCTGGATGACACCCTGTGCGCGAAGATCTGGAACGATGCCGGCCGGTTCCCGGGGCGCCTGTTCCTGGTGCATGGGATCGACGTGATTCCCCTGCAGCGTCCGCGCCCCTACAGCAGTTCGCCGGGCGTGCGCGCCACCATGGACACGCTCGAAGCGATCAACTACGGCAAGACCCTGGCCGACCTTCCCGATGACGCGGCGCTGCATGCCTACCGGCAGCGCGCCGAGTACGAATTCCAGTCGCACATCGACGCCGACCCGGCCCAGCGCAAGGAGATCCAGTGA